One Longimicrobium sp. DNA segment encodes these proteins:
- a CDS encoding cytochrome c oxidase subunit 3: MSERVVLDVSEYPALVQGPRGGLWWGMAGLILIEVVVFTALIATYFYLKFLNPHWPPAGDPLPKLALPTINTIILIGSSFAVHYADVSITERNNLRGMTLGLALSLTLGVVFLVLKIIEYSQVEYFWDSHAYGSIVWTMIAFHSSHVLSVVLKTAVVIALARKGHWTQSRMQGIKVNGLYWHFVVIIWIPLYLTIYWSPRISG, translated from the coding sequence ATGAGCGAGCGCGTGGTGCTGGACGTGTCCGAGTATCCCGCGCTGGTGCAGGGGCCGCGCGGGGGGCTCTGGTGGGGGATGGCGGGGCTGATCCTGATCGAGGTGGTGGTCTTCACCGCCCTGATCGCCACCTACTTCTACCTCAAGTTTCTCAACCCGCACTGGCCGCCGGCCGGGGACCCGCTCCCCAAGCTCGCGCTCCCCACCATCAACACCATCATCCTGATCGGGAGCAGCTTCGCGGTGCACTACGCGGACGTCTCCATCACCGAGCGCAACAACCTGCGCGGGATGACACTCGGCCTGGCGCTCTCGCTCACGCTGGGCGTCGTCTTCCTGGTGCTGAAGATCATCGAGTACAGCCAGGTGGAGTACTTCTGGGACAGCCATGCGTACGGCTCCATCGTGTGGACGATGATCGCCTTCCACTCGTCGCACGTCCTTTCGGTGGTGCTGAAGACGGCCGTGGTGATCGCGCTCGCCCGCAAGGGCCACTGGACGCAGTCGCGCATGCAGGGGATCAAGGTGAACGGGCTGTACTGGCACTTCGTGGTGATCATCTGGATCCCGCTCTACCTCACCATCTACTGGTCGCCCAGGATCTCGGGATGA
- a CDS encoding PIN domain-containing protein — protein sequence MISPARGARLFLDTFYVQALLDPRDSHHRRARSLFPEVKRASEVVITEAVFTEVGNALSGTRRVRRLAAAFIRRCYVEANMVVVPVDTLLLSRGLELYESRADKGWGLTDCISFVVMGDHGLADAATGDRHFQQAGFRALMADPEP from the coding sequence ATGATCTCTCCGGCACGCGGTGCTCGACTGTTCCTGGACACCTTCTACGTGCAGGCGCTCCTCGACCCCCGGGACTCCCACCACCGGCGTGCTCGGTCACTGTTTCCAGAGGTGAAGCGCGCGTCGGAGGTGGTCATCACCGAAGCGGTGTTCACCGAGGTAGGAAACGCGCTTAGCGGCACGCGACGAGTTCGACGCCTCGCGGCGGCGTTCATTCGACGTTGTTACGTGGAGGCGAACATGGTAGTGGTTCCAGTCGATACCCTGCTCCTTTCGCGGGGCCTGGAACTGTATGAGAGCCGAGCGGACAAGGGATGGGGGCTTACTGACTGCATCTCCTTCGTCGTAATGGGTGACCATGGTTTGGCGGATGCCGCCACGGGCGACCGGCACTTTCAGCAGGCGGGCTTCCGAGCCCTGATGGCGGACCCGGAGCCCTGA
- a CDS encoding SDR family oxidoreductase codes for MSTDARPIAERIRAAAELLEEVVADRALLAEVSEEERNRFLRATGLIARPDANDRRRLQKATRRERRAERAQRAEEVLSQRGIRKLRQEPVFVTPMFAPAGFDQPYLLTEKSQVPTPDVHNCYICKRDYTELHHFYDQLCPPCAELNFAKRGETADLTGRVALLTGGRVKIGYQAGIKLLRAGAHLIVTTRFPRDSAARYAQEPDFADWGHRLEIFGLDLRHTPSVEAFCRELLATHERLDFIVNNACQTVRRPPEFYRHMMEGETARLDQVPEHVRRLLGSYDAPALAAAALVPARTDDAVAGLARAAELSQLPLLPEEFSVDQALFPAGRLDQDLQQIDLRDRNSWRMMMDEVPAVELLEVQLVNAVAPFILNARLKALMTRTPERDKHIVNVSAMEGQFYRRFKTARHPHTNMAKAALNMMTRTSAIDYYASGIHMNSVDTGWVTDEDPAELAARKTAEHGFHPPLDIVDGAARIVDPIISGINTGHHVWGAFLKDYKPTDW; via the coding sequence ATGTCGACAGACGCGCGCCCCATCGCGGAGCGCATCCGCGCCGCGGCGGAGCTGCTGGAAGAGGTGGTCGCCGACCGCGCCCTGCTGGCCGAAGTGAGCGAGGAAGAGCGCAACCGCTTCCTCCGTGCCACCGGCCTCATCGCCCGCCCCGACGCCAACGACCGGCGCCGCCTGCAGAAGGCCACGCGCCGCGAGCGCCGCGCCGAGCGTGCCCAGCGCGCCGAAGAGGTGCTGTCGCAGCGCGGCATCCGCAAGCTGCGCCAGGAGCCGGTCTTCGTCACGCCGATGTTCGCGCCGGCGGGCTTCGACCAGCCGTACCTGCTCACCGAGAAGTCGCAGGTGCCGACGCCGGACGTGCACAACTGCTACATCTGCAAGCGCGACTACACGGAGCTGCACCACTTCTACGACCAGCTCTGCCCGCCCTGCGCCGAGCTCAACTTCGCCAAGCGCGGCGAGACGGCGGACCTCACGGGCCGCGTCGCGCTGCTCACTGGCGGGCGCGTCAAGATCGGCTACCAGGCGGGGATCAAGCTGCTGCGCGCGGGCGCGCACCTGATCGTCACCACCCGCTTTCCGCGCGACTCCGCCGCCCGATACGCGCAGGAGCCTGACTTCGCGGATTGGGGACACCGCCTGGAGATCTTTGGCCTGGACCTGCGCCACACGCCCAGCGTCGAGGCGTTCTGCCGCGAGCTCCTGGCGACCCACGAGCGGCTGGACTTCATCGTCAACAACGCCTGCCAGACCGTACGCCGCCCGCCCGAGTTCTACCGGCACATGATGGAAGGCGAGACCGCGCGCCTGGACCAGGTGCCCGAGCACGTGCGGCGCCTCCTGGGTTCGTACGACGCGCCCGCGCTCGCCGCCGCCGCTCTCGTTCCCGCGCGCACCGACGACGCGGTGGCCGGCCTCGCGCGCGCCGCGGAGCTGTCGCAGCTCCCACTCCTCCCGGAGGAGTTCTCGGTGGACCAGGCGCTCTTCCCGGCCGGACGGCTCGACCAGGACCTGCAGCAGATCGACCTCCGCGACCGGAACTCGTGGCGGATGATGATGGACGAGGTTCCCGCGGTGGAGCTACTGGAGGTGCAGCTCGTCAACGCGGTGGCGCCCTTCATCCTCAACGCCCGCCTCAAGGCGCTGATGACGCGCACCCCGGAGCGCGACAAGCACATCGTCAACGTGTCGGCGATGGAGGGGCAGTTCTACCGCCGCTTCAAGACGGCGCGGCACCCGCACACCAACATGGCCAAGGCGGCGCTCAACATGATGACGCGCACCTCCGCCATCGACTACTACGCGAGCGGCATCCACATGAACAGCGTGGACACCGGCTGGGTGACCGACGAGGACCCGGCGGAGCTCGCCGCGCGCAAGACGGCCGAGCACGGCTTCCACCCCCCGCTCGACATCGTGGACGGCGCCGCGCGCATCGTGGACCCCATCATCAGCGGCATCAACACCGGCCACCACGTCTGGGGCGCCTTCCTCAAGGACTACAAGCCGACGGATTGGTAG
- a CDS encoding helicase HerA-like domain-containing protein produces MDPKILESARSCFPAASGALTLGAVVHDGACHPEPLVGLPISMINRHGLIAGATGTGKTKSLQLIAEQLSAAGVPVFLSDVKGDLSGIGAPGEASDRVASRAADTGYAWKPLAAPVEFLSLTGKHGAQVRATVSSFGPVLLAKVLGLNATQTSVLSLVFKYCDDKGLLLLDFPDLRAVLQYLTGDGADELAQYGGMSKATVGVLLREMIELEQQGAEDFFGEPEFDLDDLLEVEADGRGRVSVLELQDVQDRPALFSTFMLWMLARLYNQLPEVGDVERPKLVFFLDEAHLLFDNASEALLNQVEQVVRLIRSKGVGVFFITQNPRDVPAEVLGQLGHRIQHALRAFTPDDEKALRSAARTFPKTTFYDIEETLTTLGIGEALVTTLSTNGVPTQPFATRMVPPASRMGPLTASELADVNERSEQVRRYATDIDRESAREMLADRAAPVREKEEEDEAPEKPRARREKEAPSALDKILKSPLTRTVAGAITRGIMGALLGGTSRSRRRR; encoded by the coding sequence ATGGATCCCAAGATCTTGGAGTCGGCGCGCTCCTGTTTTCCCGCAGCGTCCGGCGCGCTGACGCTCGGCGCGGTCGTGCACGACGGCGCGTGCCATCCGGAGCCGCTCGTCGGGCTCCCGATCTCGATGATCAACCGCCACGGCCTCATCGCCGGCGCCACCGGGACGGGTAAGACGAAGTCGCTCCAGCTCATCGCCGAGCAGCTCTCCGCCGCCGGCGTGCCGGTCTTCCTGTCTGACGTAAAGGGCGATCTCTCCGGCATCGGCGCGCCGGGCGAGGCCAGCGACCGCGTCGCCTCGCGTGCCGCGGATACGGGCTACGCGTGGAAGCCGCTCGCCGCGCCGGTCGAGTTCCTGAGCCTCACGGGAAAGCACGGCGCGCAGGTGCGGGCGACGGTTTCGTCGTTCGGTCCGGTGCTCCTTGCCAAGGTGCTGGGGCTGAACGCGACGCAGACGAGCGTGCTGAGCCTCGTCTTCAAGTACTGCGACGACAAGGGCCTGCTCCTTCTCGACTTCCCCGACCTGCGCGCCGTCCTGCAGTACCTCACCGGCGACGGCGCGGACGAGCTGGCGCAGTACGGCGGGATGTCGAAGGCCACGGTCGGCGTGCTGCTGCGCGAGATGATCGAGCTGGAGCAGCAGGGCGCGGAGGACTTCTTCGGCGAGCCGGAGTTCGACCTGGACGACCTGCTGGAGGTGGAGGCGGACGGGCGCGGACGCGTGAGCGTGCTGGAGCTGCAGGACGTGCAGGACCGGCCCGCGCTCTTCAGCACCTTCATGCTCTGGATGCTGGCGCGCCTCTACAACCAGCTCCCCGAGGTGGGCGACGTGGAGCGGCCGAAGCTGGTCTTCTTCCTGGACGAAGCGCACTTGCTCTTCGACAACGCCAGCGAGGCGCTGCTGAACCAAGTGGAGCAGGTGGTGCGGCTGATCCGCTCCAAGGGCGTCGGCGTGTTCTTCATCACGCAGAACCCGCGCGACGTGCCGGCCGAGGTGCTGGGGCAGCTCGGCCACCGCATCCAGCACGCCCTGCGCGCCTTCACGCCGGACGACGAGAAGGCGCTGCGCTCCGCCGCGCGCACCTTTCCCAAGACCACCTTCTACGACATCGAGGAGACGCTCACCACGCTCGGCATCGGTGAAGCGCTCGTGACCACTCTGTCCACTAATGGTGTCCCCACGCAGCCGTTCGCCACGCGCATGGTGCCCCCCGCCTCGCGCATGGGCCCGCTCACCGCCTCCGAGCTCGCGGACGTCAACGAGCGATCCGAGCAGGTGCGCCGCTACGCCACCGACATCGACCGCGAGAGCGCCCGCGAGATGCTCGCCGACCGCGCCGCGCCGGTTCGCGAGAAGGAGGAGGAGGACGAGGCCCCCGAGAAGCCTCGCGCCCGACGCGAGAAGGAGGCGCCGAGCGCCCTCGACAAGATCCTCAAGTCCCCGCTCACGCGCACCGTAGCGGGGGCCATCACGCGCGGCATCATGGGCGCGCTCCTCGGCGGAACCAGTCGCAGTCGCAGGCGCCGCTAA
- a CDS encoding HPP family protein — translation MQTREAGAELDSPIQSVPEAAWTPLVTALLVLLPGLVGLAIGRPTLFPSLGPTALLQARTPDHPSTRFYNVVVAHLLGLGSAFLMVTLFGIAHAKSVFEVGELSWSRVGAASLAVGLAALMETLLRAPHPPAAATTLLASLGAFHPSVRDTVTFVIGLLIVAVAGELCRHLRRRGVDSLRARDGVRA, via the coding sequence ATGCAGACACGCGAAGCCGGGGCCGAGCTCGACTCGCCCATACAGTCCGTCCCGGAAGCGGCATGGACGCCCCTGGTCACGGCGCTCCTCGTGCTGCTGCCGGGGCTGGTCGGTCTGGCGATCGGGCGGCCCACGCTCTTCCCCAGCCTCGGCCCGACGGCGCTCCTGCAGGCCCGCACGCCGGACCACCCATCGACGCGCTTCTACAACGTCGTGGTGGCGCACCTGCTCGGCCTGGGGTCTGCGTTCCTGATGGTGACGCTCTTCGGCATCGCGCACGCGAAGTCGGTCTTCGAGGTGGGGGAGCTTTCGTGGAGCCGCGTGGGGGCGGCGTCGCTGGCGGTGGGGCTCGCGGCACTGATGGAGACGCTCCTGCGCGCTCCGCACCCGCCCGCCGCCGCCACCACGCTGCTGGCGTCGCTCGGCGCGTTCCACCCCTCCGTGCGCGACACCGTCACATTCGTGATCGGCTTGCTGATCGTGGCCGTGGCCGGTGAGCTGTGCCGCCACCTCCGCCGCCGCGGTGTGGATTCCCTGCGCGCGCGGGACGGTGTCAGGGCGTAG
- a CDS encoding PQQ-dependent catabolism-associated beta-propeller protein, which yields MKRYALLAALLAFPASAQRPLLFVSNEGSRNVTMVDATTRNVLATIPVGERPRGIQASPDGRRVYVALSDDRPNVQSGRDAIAVIDVATRRVVARYAGGTDPEQFAVSPDGSRLYVSNEDAGTASATNLRTGRTIATLVVGIEPEGVGMSPEGRWVYVTAETSNTVSVIDTRTNRVAASFLVDVRPRAVAFSRDGRRAYVTNEISGTLSIIDVARHEVIGTVEMERGEGKPVGVAVSADGSRVYVANGGASTVSVVDPGAQRVVARIRVGRRPWGISLSADGRWLYTANGLSNDVSIADTRTLRVVGSIRVGQRPWGVAVTR from the coding sequence ATGAAACGCTACGCTCTGCTCGCGGCGCTCCTGGCGTTTCCCGCATCCGCGCAGCGCCCGCTCCTCTTCGTGAGCAACGAGGGGTCGCGAAACGTCACCATGGTGGACGCCACCACGCGCAACGTGCTGGCGACGATCCCCGTGGGCGAGCGTCCGCGCGGCATCCAGGCCTCGCCAGACGGGCGGCGCGTGTACGTGGCGCTCAGCGACGACCGCCCCAACGTGCAGAGCGGGCGCGACGCCATCGCCGTCATCGACGTCGCCACGCGGCGGGTGGTCGCGCGGTACGCGGGCGGCACGGACCCCGAACAGTTCGCGGTGAGCCCCGACGGCTCGCGGCTGTACGTATCCAACGAGGACGCGGGCACCGCGAGCGCCACCAACCTGCGCACCGGCCGCACCATCGCCACGCTGGTAGTTGGTATCGAGCCGGAGGGGGTGGGGATGAGCCCCGAGGGGCGCTGGGTGTACGTGACGGCCGAGACGAGCAACACGGTCTCCGTCATCGACACGCGCACCAACCGGGTCGCCGCCTCCTTCCTGGTGGACGTGCGCCCCCGCGCCGTCGCCTTCTCGCGCGACGGGCGGCGCGCGTACGTCACCAACGAGATCAGCGGCACCCTCTCCATCATCGACGTCGCCCGCCACGAGGTGATCGGGACGGTGGAGATGGAACGCGGCGAGGGGAAACCGGTGGGCGTGGCGGTGTCGGCCGATGGATCGCGGGTGTACGTGGCCAACGGCGGCGCCAGCACGGTATCCGTGGTCGATCCCGGGGCGCAGCGGGTGGTGGCGCGCATCCGCGTGGGGCGGCGCCCGTGGGGGATCTCGCTGAGCGCGGACGGACGCTGGCTGTACACCGCCAACGGCCTTTCCAACGACGTCTCGATCGCGGATACTCGCACCCTGCGCGTGGTGGGGAGCATCCGCGTGGGGCAGCGTCCGTGGGGCGTCGCCGTCACCCGGTGA
- a CDS encoding methanol/ethanol family PQQ-dependent dehydrogenase gives MRRRFPAGRPWPLRPLRTCVLLVAALGCSRGEPAEAPVSTALAARRALGIAPAAYAEDGQWTIPAKDYQSTRFSGLAQITTQNVARLQPAWMFSTGIRRGHEAAPLVVGSTMYIITPFPNQLFALDLARGGELKWTYAPPLLRAAAGVACCDVVNRGAAYSAGKVFFNTLDNQTVAVDAETGKEVWRTRLGDINRGETMTMAPLVVKDKVLVGNSGGEMGVRGWLTALDAESGKVAWRAYSTGPDSEVLIGPDFKPFYPQDRGKDLGVSSWPSTTWRVGGGTVWGWISYDPELDLIFYGTGNPGPWNPEQRPGDNKWTAGIFARDPDTGQARWFYQWSPHDVHDYDGVNENVLLDLPIGGRVRKVIVRAERNGYMYVLDRATGQVLSADPFVHITSSKGVDVKTGTYIPNMAKYPHMAQPVRDICPSAPGAKDWQPTAFSPRTGFLYIPHNNLCMDVESVEANYIAGTPYVGMNVVMKAGPGGHRGEFTAWDPVRRRAMWKIRERFPVWSGALATAGDVVFYGTMEGWFKAVDARNGRLLWQFKTESGIIGQPITYRAPDGKQYVAILSGVGGWPGAIVAGMANPEDSTVALGFAGAMRDLPQATTRGGTLYVFALP, from the coding sequence TTGAGGCGAAGGTTCCCGGCGGGCCGCCCCTGGCCCCTCCGGCCGCTCCGCACGTGCGTCCTGCTCGTGGCGGCGCTCGGCTGCTCGCGCGGCGAGCCGGCGGAGGCGCCGGTCTCCACGGCGCTGGCCGCGCGGCGCGCGCTGGGGATCGCCCCCGCCGCCTACGCCGAGGACGGGCAGTGGACGATCCCGGCCAAGGACTACCAGAGCACGCGCTTCAGCGGCCTCGCGCAGATCACCACGCAGAACGTCGCCAGGCTGCAGCCGGCGTGGATGTTCTCGACGGGGATCCGCCGCGGCCACGAGGCGGCGCCGCTGGTGGTGGGGAGCACGATGTACATCATCACTCCCTTCCCCAACCAGCTCTTCGCGCTCGACCTGGCGCGGGGCGGCGAGCTGAAGTGGACGTACGCGCCGCCGCTGCTGCGCGCCGCGGCCGGCGTGGCGTGCTGCGACGTGGTGAACCGCGGCGCCGCGTACTCGGCTGGCAAGGTCTTCTTCAACACGCTGGACAACCAGACCGTCGCGGTGGACGCGGAGACGGGGAAGGAGGTGTGGCGCACGCGGCTGGGCGACATCAACCGCGGCGAGACCATGACCATGGCCCCGCTGGTGGTGAAGGACAAAGTGCTGGTGGGGAACAGCGGCGGCGAGATGGGGGTGCGCGGCTGGCTCACCGCGCTGGATGCGGAGAGCGGCAAGGTTGCGTGGCGGGCGTACAGTACGGGGCCGGACAGCGAGGTGCTGATCGGCCCCGACTTCAAGCCGTTCTACCCGCAGGACCGCGGCAAGGACCTGGGCGTGAGCAGCTGGCCCTCCACCACCTGGCGCGTGGGCGGGGGCACCGTGTGGGGGTGGATCTCGTACGATCCCGAGCTGGACCTGATCTTCTACGGCACGGGCAACCCCGGCCCCTGGAATCCCGAGCAGCGCCCCGGCGACAACAAGTGGACGGCCGGAATCTTTGCACGCGATCCGGACACCGGGCAGGCGCGCTGGTTCTACCAGTGGAGCCCGCACGACGTGCACGACTACGACGGCGTCAACGAGAACGTCCTGCTCGACCTCCCCATCGGCGGGCGGGTGCGCAAGGTGATCGTGCGCGCGGAGCGGAACGGCTACATGTACGTGCTGGACCGCGCCACCGGCCAGGTGCTCTCCGCTGACCCCTTCGTCCACATCACCTCGTCGAAGGGGGTGGACGTGAAGACGGGGACCTACATCCCGAACATGGCCAAGTATCCGCACATGGCCCAGCCGGTGCGCGACATCTGCCCCAGCGCGCCCGGCGCCAAGGACTGGCAGCCGACCGCCTTCTCGCCCCGCACCGGCTTCCTCTACATCCCGCACAACAACCTGTGCATGGACGTGGAGTCGGTGGAGGCCAACTACATCGCGGGCACGCCCTACGTGGGGATGAACGTGGTGATGAAGGCGGGCCCTGGCGGCCACCGCGGCGAGTTCACGGCGTGGGACCCGGTGCGGCGCCGCGCCATGTGGAAGATCCGCGAGCGCTTCCCCGTGTGGAGCGGCGCCCTGGCGACGGCGGGCGACGTGGTGTTCTACGGGACGATGGAGGGGTGGTTCAAGGCGGTGGACGCGCGGAATGGGCGCCTCCTCTGGCAGTTCAAGACCGAGTCGGGGATCATCGGCCAGCCCATCACCTACCGCGCGCCGGACGGCAAGCAGTACGTCGCCATCCTCTCCGGCGTGGGCGGCTGGCCGGGCGCCATCGTGGCGGGGATGGCGAACCCCGAGGACAGCACCGTGGCGCTCGGCTTCGCGGGCGCCATGCGCGACCTCCCGCAGGCCACCACGCGGGGCGGGACCCTTTACGTGTTCGCGCTGCCATGA
- a CDS encoding methanol/ethanol family PQQ-dependent dehydrogenase, which translates to MSGEYGAKEKPGEWPALRTMFPATPRNAPVVEDGQWVMPARDYASTRFSGLGEINRGNVKGLRLAWTFSDGNFYGHEGAPLVVGSTLYWVSPFPNELFALDLTKPGAPVKWHYKPPVQTAAQGVACCDKVNRGAAYADGRIFFNTLDNQVVAVDAATGAEAWRVRIGDINRGETMTMAPLVVKGKVLVGNSGGEMGVRGWLTALDAATGRTAWRAYSTGPDADVLIGPNFKPHYAQDRGKDLGVTSWPPGAWETGGGTVWGWISYDPELDLIFYGTGNPGPWNPEQRPGDNKWTAGIFARDPDTGEARWFYQWSPHDVHDYDGVNENVLLDLPIGGRTRKVIVRAERNGYMYVLDRATGQVLSADPFVHITSSKGVDLKTGAYQPNPTATPRLGTVVRGICPSAPGAKDWQPMSFSPRTGLLYVPHNNLCMDYEALEANYIAGTPYVGANVTMYAGPGGHRGEFTAWDPVRRRAAWKIRERFPVWSGALATAGDVVFYGTMDRWFRAVDATTGKILWQFRTGSGIIGQPVTFRGPDGKQYVAIFDGVGGWPGAIVSGDLSPEDKSAAGGFVGAMSDLPEYTEKGGTLYVFALP; encoded by the coding sequence ATGTCCGGCGAGTACGGCGCCAAGGAGAAACCGGGGGAGTGGCCTGCGTTGCGGACGATGTTCCCCGCGACGCCGCGGAACGCGCCGGTGGTGGAGGACGGGCAGTGGGTGATGCCGGCGCGCGATTACGCCAGCACGAGGTTCAGCGGGCTGGGCGAGATCAACCGCGGCAACGTGAAGGGGCTGCGGCTGGCCTGGACCTTCTCGGATGGGAACTTCTACGGGCACGAGGGGGCGCCGCTGGTGGTGGGAAGCACCCTGTACTGGGTGAGCCCCTTCCCCAACGAGCTCTTCGCGCTCGACCTCACCAAGCCGGGCGCGCCGGTGAAGTGGCACTACAAGCCGCCGGTGCAGACCGCGGCGCAGGGGGTGGCCTGCTGCGACAAGGTGAACCGCGGCGCCGCCTACGCGGACGGGCGCATCTTCTTCAACACGCTGGACAACCAGGTGGTCGCCGTCGATGCCGCCACCGGGGCCGAGGCGTGGCGCGTCCGCATCGGCGACATCAATCGCGGCGAGACCATGACCATGGCCCCGCTGGTGGTGAAGGGGAAGGTGCTGGTGGGGAACAGCGGCGGCGAGATGGGGGTGCGCGGCTGGCTCACCGCCCTGGACGCCGCCACGGGCCGCACCGCCTGGCGCGCGTACAGCACGGGGCCTGACGCGGACGTGCTGATCGGCCCCAACTTCAAGCCGCACTACGCCCAGGACCGCGGCAAGGACCTGGGCGTCACGAGCTGGCCTCCCGGCGCGTGGGAGACGGGGGGCGGCACGGTGTGGGGGTGGATCTCGTACGATCCCGAGCTGGACCTGATCTTCTACGGCACGGGCAACCCCGGCCCCTGGAACCCCGAGCAGCGCCCGGGCGACAACAAGTGGACGGCCGGGATCTTTGCCCGCGACCCGGATACGGGCGAGGCGCGCTGGTTCTACCAGTGGAGCCCGCACGACGTGCACGACTACGACGGCGTCAACGAGAACGTCCTTCTCGACCTCCCCATCGGCGGTCGCACGCGCAAGGTGATCGTGCGGGCGGAGCGGAACGGCTACATGTACGTGCTGGACCGCGCCACCGGACAGGTGCTCTCGGCCGACCCCTTCGTCCACATCACCTCCTCCAAGGGCGTGGACCTGAAGACGGGCGCGTACCAGCCCAACCCCACCGCCACTCCGCGGCTGGGGACGGTGGTGCGCGGGATCTGCCCCAGCGCGCCCGGCGCCAAGGACTGGCAGCCGATGTCGTTCTCGCCGCGCACCGGGCTCCTCTACGTCCCGCACAACAACCTGTGCATGGACTACGAGGCGCTGGAGGCCAACTACATCGCCGGCACTCCGTACGTGGGCGCCAACGTCACCATGTACGCGGGCCCCGGCGGCCACCGCGGCGAGTTCACGGCATGGGACCCGGTGCGGAGGCGCGCCGCGTGGAAGATCCGCGAGCGCTTCCCCGTGTGGAGCGGCGCCCTGGCCACGGCGGGCGACGTGGTGTTCTACGGCACCATGGACCGCTGGTTCAGGGCAGTCGACGCCACCACGGGAAAGATCCTCTGGCAGTTCCGCACCGGCTCGGGCATCATCGGCCAGCCGGTCACCTTTCGCGGCCCGGACGGCAAGCAGTACGTGGCGATCTTTGACGGCGTGGGCGGGTGGCCCGGCGCCATCGTCTCCGGCGACCTCTCGCCCGAGGACAAGTCCGCGGCGGGGGGCTTCGTGGGCGCCATGAGCGACCTGCCGGAGTACACGGAAAAGGGAGGGACGCTGTATGTGTTCGCGCTTCCCTGA
- a CDS encoding substrate-binding domain-containing protein has translation MCSRFPEALTPRGTSGGEGPLRRLLLLLLLPLLAACAETQAKPSRELRVCADPNNLPFSNEKGEGFENRLAELVARDMGARVKYTWWAQRRGFIRNTLRAGECDLVMGVPSGFELALPTRPYYRSTYVFVYRRDAGFEVRSFDDPVLKRVKIGVHLVGDDYSNTPPAHALGTRGIIRNVRGYTLYGDYSKPNPPADILTALARKEIDVAVVWGPLAGYFAPRAGVPLEVVPVSPQIDLPFLPFVFDISMGVRREDVKLKEEVEAILARRRAEVEAILDEYGVPRAGRRAKP, from the coding sequence ATGTGTTCGCGCTTCCCTGAGGCCCTCACCCCCCGAGGAACGAGCGGGGGTGAGGGCCCCCTCCGGCGCCTGCTCCTGCTCCTCCTCCTCCCCCTCCTCGCCGCGTGCGCCGAGACGCAGGCGAAACCCTCGCGGGAGCTCCGGGTGTGCGCCGATCCCAACAACCTCCCCTTCTCCAACGAAAAGGGCGAGGGGTTCGAGAACCGGCTGGCGGAGCTGGTGGCGCGCGACATGGGGGCGCGGGTCAAGTACACCTGGTGGGCGCAGCGGCGCGGCTTCATCCGCAACACCCTGCGCGCCGGGGAGTGCGACCTGGTGATGGGGGTGCCCAGTGGGTTTGAGCTCGCCCTCCCCACGCGGCCGTACTACCGCTCCACCTACGTCTTCGTCTACCGAAGGGACGCGGGGTTCGAGGTGCGCTCGTTCGACGATCCGGTGCTGAAGCGGGTCAAGATCGGCGTGCACCTGGTGGGCGACGACTACTCCAACACGCCGCCCGCCCACGCGCTCGGCACCCGCGGCATCATCCGCAACGTGCGGGGCTACACGCTGTACGGCGACTACTCCAAGCCCAACCCGCCGGCCGACATCCTGACGGCGCTGGCGCGGAAGGAGATCGACGTGGCGGTGGTGTGGGGGCCGCTGGCCGGCTACTTCGCGCCGCGTGCCGGGGTGCCGCTGGAGGTCGTACCCGTCTCGCCGCAGATCGACCTTCCCTTCCTCCCCTTCGTGTTCGACATCTCGATGGGGGTGCGGCGGGAGGACGTGAAGCTCAAGGAAGAGGTGGAGGCGATCCTCGCCCGCCGCCGCGCGGAGGTGGAGGCCATCCTGGACGAATACGGAGTGCCGCGGGCTGGCCGCCGCGCGAAGCCATGA
- a CDS encoding c-type cytochrome → MRSMALVWVCLAGVLAGCEREERPSRETPPGASPFPAVQTTELQAGPKTPDPSVGAYQENRFTVGQGQTFYEQYNCAGCHSAGGGGGMGPPLNDDEWIYGSDPENVFATIVEGRPNGMPAFRGRIDQGQIWQLVSYVRTLSGLTPPDTWPARADHMQEARPVTDAAPQRQLP, encoded by the coding sequence ATGCGATCGATGGCGCTGGTTTGGGTCTGCCTGGCGGGAGTGCTCGCGGGGTGCGAGCGGGAGGAGCGTCCGTCGCGCGAGACGCCGCCGGGCGCATCGCCCTTTCCCGCGGTGCAGACGACGGAGCTGCAGGCCGGCCCCAAGACGCCGGACCCGTCGGTGGGCGCGTACCAGGAAAACCGGTTCACGGTTGGTCAGGGGCAGACCTTCTACGAGCAGTACAACTGCGCCGGGTGCCACTCCGCCGGCGGCGGCGGGGGGATGGGGCCGCCGCTGAACGACGACGAGTGGATCTACGGGAGTGACCCGGAGAACGTCTTCGCCACCATCGTGGAGGGGCGCCCCAACGGGATGCCCGCCTTCCGCGGGCGCATCGACCAGGGGCAGATCTGGCAGCTCGTGTCGTACGTGCGCACGCTGAGCGGCCTCACCCCGCCGGACACCTGGCCGGCGCGCGCGGACCACATGCAGGAGGCCCGCCCCGTGACCGACGCCGCACCCCAGCGCCAGCTCCCGTGA